GGGCTGGCTGCAAGTCCAGGGATCAAGTTTACAGAACCTCAGGTACCATTCTTTATGTTTACTTGCTATCATTTGAAGCATTTAGCTGGAAGTGTTTGGACAGTGTTGCTTATTTTCGTTCGACTAATGATGAATACGTAGGTCAAGTGTTTCATGCATCAGCTACTGTCAGGGCTTGAACACTGCCATAACCGTCATGTATTACATCGTGACATTAAGGGGTCAAATCTTCTTATTGACGGTGGAGGAGTCTTAAAAATTGCTGATTTTGGGTTAGCTTCCTTCTTCGATCCTAATCACAAGCAACCCATGACTAGCCGGGTTGTTACTCTATGGTACAGACCGCCAGAACTTCTTCTTGGAGCTACGTACTATGGTGTAGGAGTGGACCTTTGGAGTGTTGGCTGCATTTTAGCAGAGTTATTGGCTGGGAAGCCCATAATGCCAGGTCGGACAGAGGTAAATTTTGACTTTCTTATTCAACTGCACATTAATTTGGTGTTCTTTCATGACAAAACAAGTTCATTGTAATGCTTGTTTTACTTCTCACCATAGTGATCCAGCACGATATTGCAGTTTCCATTGAAATTTTTATCTGGAAGGCTGGCAACTGAATCTTCCATGAAtctcttgaatttgaacttCAAACCTAGCTTCCTATTCTAGAGAAAAGTGACTTACATAGAGAGTTCTTTGTTACATTGAATCCGAATGTAAGTTGTTGCGTCCTGATTGTTGGGTGTTGATTTGCACAGTTTCTGTACCTGTTGAATATTTGTCAGCTCACATGCAATGAGGTTTTCTTATAGCACGACAGTAAGCATCATAAATTCAACTTATATCAGATAGGGCTCTTATTATCTTGACCGCATAAACAAGAATACTGGTACCGGTGCTATTTGCGTTCACCATATTTACCGTGATAGCTTCTGTGGCTAATTTGAATTTGTTGCTAGAGTTATTGTGTTGCATTTTTTAAAGCATCACTGCTTTTTGGTAGCTAGCCTAAAAATTGCCGTAAATGAATTTATTGAATATGTTTGCAACAATTAGGTCGAACAGCTGCACAAGATATTCAAGCTATGTGGTTCGCCTTCGGAAGAGTATTGGAAAAAGTCAAAACTACCACATGCAACCATATTCAAGCCACAACACTCATATAAACGATGTATAGCGGAAACATTTAAGGATTTCCCACCTTCATCACTGCCGTTAATTGAGACTCTACTTGCAATTGATCCAGCTGAACGTCAAACTGCTACAGCTGCATTAAATAGAGAAGTGAGCTTCTATCTCTTTCTTATATTTCTTTGTTTATGTTtgccatgatttttcatatTGTGGACCTTAAAGTCAAACCAGTCCTCTGGTCAGATTAGCTACTAATAGAAGTGTAATCTTGGAGCTATGAGCTTCACATGAAATAAAAATGTCGGATTTTCCTTTGAATAACAAGAGACTACCCTTCTGTAACAACATAAATGAGTTGTATAATTTGACACAGTTGAAATGTAGGTACAAGTAGACTAGAATAACCTCCTTGTCCCCTCCCAAATCCGCGGACCACCAAAAGgacaatatatatatgtaagtaGACCAGAATAACCTCCCTGTCCCCTCCCACGCCCCCAGACCACCAAAAAGacaatatgtgtgtgtgtgtgtgacaataaaataagaagcaagaaattcttcaacttcctCAACACTACATTTTAGCCTAACCTTGTAGCCTTCCTACTTTTTTCTCAAGAATAATACAAGTAGGATCCTTTAATTCAAGGTTTGTAAGTTGATATATATTGTAACCTTTCAGCGAGGATCATGCTaacatttattttttgtgtgtgtgcgtgtttttttttttttttcagtttttcacGACTAAACCTTATGCTTGTGAGCCTTCCAGTCTTCCAAAATATCCACCAAGTAAAGAGATGGATGCTAAACGGCGGGATGAAGAAGCTAGAAGGTTTGAGCCTACTGAAGTTCCTGTTGTCTGCAAGTTTTTATTGAGTCTGCTGATACTACTATGGGCCCCTTCTTCCTAAACAAAAATTCATCCATGTGCATTTCTAGTTGTGCCTGTTTGCTTGCTTCAGTAATCTATAATCATGTCTGCGCAAAAGTATAATAATCACCTGATGTAATTAATACTATTGTGAAAAAATTCAATATGCTAGTTGAATTCTTGGGATCCAATCTGGTGAGTAACATGAAGTTGGATGAATATTGTATGTTTGCTTTTAACACTTCTGAATGTTATATACATTACCTGCAATAACTTGTTCGAATTGTAGACTAAGAGCTGCTGGTCGAGTCAATGTCGATGGTACAAAGAAATCACGAATGCGTGATCGTGCAGTGAGGGCAATTCCTGCTCTGGAAGCCAATGCTGAGCTACAAGCCAACATTGATGTAAGTGCAGCAACAAACAAAacagaacaaaataaaataatataaagaCAGCACAAATAAGTCAATAACATATCATCTTTCAGCAATATCTtgtgtatttttattttcattttactGTCATTCCGGCTTCaacaattcaaatttgaaatatttgcTACTACTTTTGTGTTTGCGTCGCCTTCTGATCCCTCCCCCACCACCCCCACCCTTCTTTTTGGCGGTGGATGAATATTGAAAATCATGTTTGCATcatgaaagagagaaaaatagcTGGAGTTCTTTGCTGCTGATGTTTTGAACAATTACAGTGGGTGTCCTGATTTTCCTGAAACGTTGGAAACAGCTTAGAAACATGTTGCCTAGACATATTGATCTGATTTTGACTTCCaggaaaatcaaagcaattgtTTTATGACTTCAAAATGCTCCTTCACAACTCAAAATGACAAGCTTATTTTTCTGTCCCCCTGAAACAGAGACGGCGTCTAATTACACATGCAAATGCAAAGAGCAAGAGTGAAAAGTTTCCTCCACCACACCAAGATGGAACACTTGGTTATCCTCTCGGTTCTTCACATCACATTGATTCAGCCTTTGATACTTCTGACGCCCCATTCAGTTCTATGAACTTTTCTTATGAAAAGGAGCCAATACAAACGTGGTCAGGCCCACTGGGGGACCCTGCTACTAACGGTTCTGCTAGAAGAAAGTCAAAACCATCAAAGAAAGACTGGcctacaaaaaagaaagaaaagatgtAATAAAGTGTTAGTTTTCAAACTTACTTGGAGGGAGAACAAAGATTATgcaaagaaaattgcagaataGTGCCTTAAATCTAGGCTGTGAAATTGTCAAACTGCATACTGAGGTAAACTATCCTTCAATCCATCTTATTCTTTTGAACAGAGGAAAATTTCATCTAGTAATGtacatgttttatttttttttttcacttccatTAATGAATGCTATTTGGGTCAGTGAAATTAGTAAATGTTCTTCAAATGAGGGTTTAAATATTAGGTTTACTTGTTTACACTATCAATTCCAGGATTTTAGTTACTATTTTCAGATTGCTGCAGATTTTCCTTCCATCACCTCCAGGATTTTAGTTACTTGTTTACACTATCAATTCCAGGATTTTAGTTACTATTTTCAGATTGCTGCAGATTTTCCTTCCATCGCCTCTTGTATACGTGACTCTGGTCTCCCTGTCTCTGTGGACCataaaaatctttgtaattcTCGTCTTTTGAGTTTCAACAATCATAGTACCATGCCTTAGAAAGTTGAAGGTTACGATTCTTTTTGCTTGTTTAGTTTGTAAAAGTTGGTTTTTTGGCTCATGAATATTGGCCCTGTAATGGAATGAGCACTATAAAAATGTTGGGGCAGACTAAAGCTCATTCAATCAGTTTTTAAAGTGCTTCAGCAGGCAATAATTACACTCCAATGTGCTGGTCATTCTTCAGTCGCCAACTTGAATTTAGTTGGTGATGAATATGAGCCACGGTTCCGTATACCGATTGAAACTGCCTTACTTTAGTCTCTTTCTGCGAAGACTTGTGTACAACGAGCCAACATAGATGTGACAACAGCTTTGAATAGCATTTATGACTCTGCTCAGTTCTTTTCCACCagaatttatggtgaatttccgAGTATTCATGTACAAACTTTGA
This region of Coffea arabica cultivar ET-39 chromosome 3c, Coffea Arabica ET-39 HiFi, whole genome shotgun sequence genomic DNA includes:
- the LOC140037499 gene encoding probable serine/threonine-protein kinase At1g54610 yields the protein MGCVFGKQISSSGPPRGEVVVGGKGREKEGERDLAVSSERREKVGVVGGGEGGGGGGGGSGGEVQNGGDHKEEKKDGSARPRGERRRSRPNPRLSNPPKHIHGEQVAAGWPSWLSAVAGEAINGWTPRRADTFEKLDKIGQGTYSNVYKARDSITGKIVALKKVRFDNLEPESVRFMAREILILRRLDHPNVVKLHGLVTSRMSCSLYLVFDYMDHDLAGLAASPGIKFTEPQVKCFMHQLLSGLEHCHNRHVLHRDIKGSNLLIDGGGVLKIADFGLASFFDPNHKQPMTSRVVTLWYRPPELLLGATYYGVGVDLWSVGCILAELLAGKPIMPGRTEVEQLHKIFKLCGSPSEEYWKKSKLPHATIFKPQHSYKRCIAETFKDFPPSSLPLIETLLAIDPAERQTATAALNREFFTTKPYACEPSSLPKYPPSKEMDAKRRDEEARRLRAAGRVNVDGTKKSRMRDRAVRAIPALEANAELQANIDRRRLITHANAKSKSEKFPPPHQDGTLGYPLGSSHHIDSAFDTSDAPFSSMNFSYEKEPIQTWSGPLGDPATNGSARRKSKPSKKDWPTKKKEKM